One window from the genome of Acanthochromis polyacanthus isolate Apoly-LR-REF ecotype Palm Island chromosome 21, KAUST_Apoly_ChrSc, whole genome shotgun sequence encodes:
- the LOC110955462 gene encoding thyroid hormone receptor alpha isoform X2: MEPMSNKQDSNSSEGDEKGWPDVPKRKRKNSQCSVKSMSGYIPSYLEKDEPCVVCGDKATGYHYRCITCEGCKGFFRRTIQKNLHPSYSCKYEGCCIIDKITRNQCQLCRFKKCISVGMAMDLVLDESKRVAKRRLIEENREKRKREEMVKTLQVRPEPDTAEWELIRMATEAHRHTNAQGSSWKQKRKFMPDDIGQGPMVPTSDGDKVDLEAFSEFTKIMTPAITRVVDFAKKLPMFSELPCEDQIILLKGCCMEIMSLRAAVRYDPDSETLTLNGEMAVKREQLKNGGLGVVSDAIFDLGKSLAQFNLDDSEVALMQAVLLMSSDRSGLTSVEKIEQCQESYLLAFEHYINYRKHNIPHFWPKLLMKVTDLRMIGACHASRFLHMKVECPNELFPPLFLEIFEDQEV, translated from the exons GGTACATCCCCAGCTACCTGGAGAAGGACGAGCCGTGCGTGGTGTGTGGAGACAAAGCGACCGGCTACCACTACCGCTGCATCACCTGCGAGGGCTGCAAG GGTTTCTTCCGCAGGACCATCCAGAAGAACCTCCATCCATCCTACTCCTGTAAATATGAAGGCTGTTGCATCATCGACAAGATCACCCGCAACCAGTGCCAGCTGTGCCGCTTCAAAAAGTGCATCTCTGTGGGCATGGCCATGGACT TGGTGTTGGACGAGAGCAAGCGCGTGGCCAAACGGCGTCTGATCGAGGAGAACcgagagaagaggaagagggaggagatGGTGAAAACGCTGCAGGTTCGGCCGGAGCCGGACACGGCAGAGTGGGAGCTGATCAGGATGGCGACGGAGGCCCACCGGCACACCAACGCCCAGGGCtccagctggaaacagaagcGCAAGTTCATG CCGGATGATATCGGCCAGGGTCCGATGGTGCCCACGTCAGACGGGGATAAGGTGGACCTGGAAGCCTTCAGCGAGTTCACCAAGATCATGACCCCCGCCATCACTCGCGTCGTCGACTTTGCCAAGAAGTTGCCGATGTTTTCAGAG CTGCCTTGTGAAGACCAGATCATCTTGCTGAAGGGTTGCTGCATGGAGATCATGTCGCTGCGTGCAGCCGTACGCTACGACCCCGACAGCGAGACGCTAACGCTAAACGGCGAGATGGCGGTAAAACGTGAGCAACTGAAAAACGGCGGTTTGGGCGTGGTGTCGGACGCCATCTTTGATCTGGGCAAGAGCCTGGCGCAATTTAACTTGGATGACTCGGAGGTGGCACTGATGCAGGCTGTGCTGCTCATGAGCTCAG ACCGTTCAGGGCTGACCAGTGTGGAGAAGATCGAACAGTGCCAAGAGTCCTACCTGCTGGCATTCGAGCACTACATCAACTACCGCAAGCACAACATTCCCCACTTCTGGCCCAAGCTGCTGATGAAGGTGACGGACCTGCGCATGATCGGGGCGTGCCATGCCAGCCGCTTCCTCCACATGAAGGTGGAGTGTCCCAACGAACTGTTTCCCCCGCTCTTCCTGGAGATCTTCGAGGACCAGGAAGTCTGA
- the LOC110955462 gene encoding thyroid hormone receptor alpha isoform X3: MHILQPYCINRWPDVPKRKRKNSQCSVKSMSALSVSVPGYIPSYLEKDEPCVVCGDKATGYHYRCITCEGCKGFFRRTIQKNLHPSYSCKYEGCCIIDKITRNQCQLCRFKKCISVGMAMDLVLDESKRVAKRRLIEENREKRKREEMVKTLQVRPEPDTAEWELIRMATEAHRHTNAQGSSWKQKRKFMPDDIGQGPMVPTSDGDKVDLEAFSEFTKIMTPAITRVVDFAKKLPMFSELPCEDQIILLKGCCMEIMSLRAAVRYDPDSETLTLNGEMAVKREQLKNGGLGVVSDAIFDLGKSLAQFNLDDSEVALMQAVLLMSSDRSGLTSVEKIEQCQESYLLAFEHYINYRKHNIPHFWPKLLMKVTDLRMIGACHASRFLHMKVECPNELFPPLFLEIFEDQEV, encoded by the exons CTCTTAGCGTCTCTGTTCCAGGGTACATCCCCAGCTACCTGGAGAAGGACGAGCCGTGCGTGGTGTGTGGAGACAAAGCGACCGGCTACCACTACCGCTGCATCACCTGCGAGGGCTGCAAG GGTTTCTTCCGCAGGACCATCCAGAAGAACCTCCATCCATCCTACTCCTGTAAATATGAAGGCTGTTGCATCATCGACAAGATCACCCGCAACCAGTGCCAGCTGTGCCGCTTCAAAAAGTGCATCTCTGTGGGCATGGCCATGGACT TGGTGTTGGACGAGAGCAAGCGCGTGGCCAAACGGCGTCTGATCGAGGAGAACcgagagaagaggaagagggaggagatGGTGAAAACGCTGCAGGTTCGGCCGGAGCCGGACACGGCAGAGTGGGAGCTGATCAGGATGGCGACGGAGGCCCACCGGCACACCAACGCCCAGGGCtccagctggaaacagaagcGCAAGTTCATG CCGGATGATATCGGCCAGGGTCCGATGGTGCCCACGTCAGACGGGGATAAGGTGGACCTGGAAGCCTTCAGCGAGTTCACCAAGATCATGACCCCCGCCATCACTCGCGTCGTCGACTTTGCCAAGAAGTTGCCGATGTTTTCAGAG CTGCCTTGTGAAGACCAGATCATCTTGCTGAAGGGTTGCTGCATGGAGATCATGTCGCTGCGTGCAGCCGTACGCTACGACCCCGACAGCGAGACGCTAACGCTAAACGGCGAGATGGCGGTAAAACGTGAGCAACTGAAAAACGGCGGTTTGGGCGTGGTGTCGGACGCCATCTTTGATCTGGGCAAGAGCCTGGCGCAATTTAACTTGGATGACTCGGAGGTGGCACTGATGCAGGCTGTGCTGCTCATGAGCTCAG ACCGTTCAGGGCTGACCAGTGTGGAGAAGATCGAACAGTGCCAAGAGTCCTACCTGCTGGCATTCGAGCACTACATCAACTACCGCAAGCACAACATTCCCCACTTCTGGCCCAAGCTGCTGATGAAGGTGACGGACCTGCGCATGATCGGGGCGTGCCATGCCAGCCGCTTCCTCCACATGAAGGTGGAGTGTCCCAACGAACTGTTTCCCCCGCTCTTCCTGGAGATCTTCGAGGACCAGGAAGTCTGA
- the LOC110955462 gene encoding thyroid hormone receptor alpha isoform X1 has translation MEPMSNKQDSNSSEGDEKGWPDVPKRKRKNSQCSVKSMSALSVSVPGYIPSYLEKDEPCVVCGDKATGYHYRCITCEGCKGFFRRTIQKNLHPSYSCKYEGCCIIDKITRNQCQLCRFKKCISVGMAMDLVLDESKRVAKRRLIEENREKRKREEMVKTLQVRPEPDTAEWELIRMATEAHRHTNAQGSSWKQKRKFMPDDIGQGPMVPTSDGDKVDLEAFSEFTKIMTPAITRVVDFAKKLPMFSELPCEDQIILLKGCCMEIMSLRAAVRYDPDSETLTLNGEMAVKREQLKNGGLGVVSDAIFDLGKSLAQFNLDDSEVALMQAVLLMSSDRSGLTSVEKIEQCQESYLLAFEHYINYRKHNIPHFWPKLLMKVTDLRMIGACHASRFLHMKVECPNELFPPLFLEIFEDQEV, from the exons CTCTTAGCGTCTCTGTTCCAGGGTACATCCCCAGCTACCTGGAGAAGGACGAGCCGTGCGTGGTGTGTGGAGACAAAGCGACCGGCTACCACTACCGCTGCATCACCTGCGAGGGCTGCAAG GGTTTCTTCCGCAGGACCATCCAGAAGAACCTCCATCCATCCTACTCCTGTAAATATGAAGGCTGTTGCATCATCGACAAGATCACCCGCAACCAGTGCCAGCTGTGCCGCTTCAAAAAGTGCATCTCTGTGGGCATGGCCATGGACT TGGTGTTGGACGAGAGCAAGCGCGTGGCCAAACGGCGTCTGATCGAGGAGAACcgagagaagaggaagagggaggagatGGTGAAAACGCTGCAGGTTCGGCCGGAGCCGGACACGGCAGAGTGGGAGCTGATCAGGATGGCGACGGAGGCCCACCGGCACACCAACGCCCAGGGCtccagctggaaacagaagcGCAAGTTCATG CCGGATGATATCGGCCAGGGTCCGATGGTGCCCACGTCAGACGGGGATAAGGTGGACCTGGAAGCCTTCAGCGAGTTCACCAAGATCATGACCCCCGCCATCACTCGCGTCGTCGACTTTGCCAAGAAGTTGCCGATGTTTTCAGAG CTGCCTTGTGAAGACCAGATCATCTTGCTGAAGGGTTGCTGCATGGAGATCATGTCGCTGCGTGCAGCCGTACGCTACGACCCCGACAGCGAGACGCTAACGCTAAACGGCGAGATGGCGGTAAAACGTGAGCAACTGAAAAACGGCGGTTTGGGCGTGGTGTCGGACGCCATCTTTGATCTGGGCAAGAGCCTGGCGCAATTTAACTTGGATGACTCGGAGGTGGCACTGATGCAGGCTGTGCTGCTCATGAGCTCAG ACCGTTCAGGGCTGACCAGTGTGGAGAAGATCGAACAGTGCCAAGAGTCCTACCTGCTGGCATTCGAGCACTACATCAACTACCGCAAGCACAACATTCCCCACTTCTGGCCCAAGCTGCTGATGAAGGTGACGGACCTGCGCATGATCGGGGCGTGCCATGCCAGCCGCTTCCTCCACATGAAGGTGGAGTGTCCCAACGAACTGTTTCCCCCGCTCTTCCTGGAGATCTTCGAGGACCAGGAAGTCTGA
- the LOC110955462 gene encoding thyroid hormone receptor alpha isoform X4 has protein sequence MHILQPYCINRWPDVPKRKRKNSQCSVKSMSGYIPSYLEKDEPCVVCGDKATGYHYRCITCEGCKGFFRRTIQKNLHPSYSCKYEGCCIIDKITRNQCQLCRFKKCISVGMAMDLVLDESKRVAKRRLIEENREKRKREEMVKTLQVRPEPDTAEWELIRMATEAHRHTNAQGSSWKQKRKFMPDDIGQGPMVPTSDGDKVDLEAFSEFTKIMTPAITRVVDFAKKLPMFSELPCEDQIILLKGCCMEIMSLRAAVRYDPDSETLTLNGEMAVKREQLKNGGLGVVSDAIFDLGKSLAQFNLDDSEVALMQAVLLMSSDRSGLTSVEKIEQCQESYLLAFEHYINYRKHNIPHFWPKLLMKVTDLRMIGACHASRFLHMKVECPNELFPPLFLEIFEDQEV, from the exons GGTACATCCCCAGCTACCTGGAGAAGGACGAGCCGTGCGTGGTGTGTGGAGACAAAGCGACCGGCTACCACTACCGCTGCATCACCTGCGAGGGCTGCAAG GGTTTCTTCCGCAGGACCATCCAGAAGAACCTCCATCCATCCTACTCCTGTAAATATGAAGGCTGTTGCATCATCGACAAGATCACCCGCAACCAGTGCCAGCTGTGCCGCTTCAAAAAGTGCATCTCTGTGGGCATGGCCATGGACT TGGTGTTGGACGAGAGCAAGCGCGTGGCCAAACGGCGTCTGATCGAGGAGAACcgagagaagaggaagagggaggagatGGTGAAAACGCTGCAGGTTCGGCCGGAGCCGGACACGGCAGAGTGGGAGCTGATCAGGATGGCGACGGAGGCCCACCGGCACACCAACGCCCAGGGCtccagctggaaacagaagcGCAAGTTCATG CCGGATGATATCGGCCAGGGTCCGATGGTGCCCACGTCAGACGGGGATAAGGTGGACCTGGAAGCCTTCAGCGAGTTCACCAAGATCATGACCCCCGCCATCACTCGCGTCGTCGACTTTGCCAAGAAGTTGCCGATGTTTTCAGAG CTGCCTTGTGAAGACCAGATCATCTTGCTGAAGGGTTGCTGCATGGAGATCATGTCGCTGCGTGCAGCCGTACGCTACGACCCCGACAGCGAGACGCTAACGCTAAACGGCGAGATGGCGGTAAAACGTGAGCAACTGAAAAACGGCGGTTTGGGCGTGGTGTCGGACGCCATCTTTGATCTGGGCAAGAGCCTGGCGCAATTTAACTTGGATGACTCGGAGGTGGCACTGATGCAGGCTGTGCTGCTCATGAGCTCAG ACCGTTCAGGGCTGACCAGTGTGGAGAAGATCGAACAGTGCCAAGAGTCCTACCTGCTGGCATTCGAGCACTACATCAACTACCGCAAGCACAACATTCCCCACTTCTGGCCCAAGCTGCTGATGAAGGTGACGGACCTGCGCATGATCGGGGCGTGCCATGCCAGCCGCTTCCTCCACATGAAGGTGGAGTGTCCCAACGAACTGTTTCCCCCGCTCTTCCTGGAGATCTTCGAGGACCAGGAAGTCTGA